From one Lycium barbarum isolate Lr01 chromosome 6, ASM1917538v2, whole genome shotgun sequence genomic stretch:
- the LOC132598903 gene encoding basic form of pathogenesis-related protein 1-like, translated as MGFSNVLTTLVVCFITFAIFHSSQAQDSPQDYLNAHNAARRRVGVGPMTWDNRVAAFAQNYANKRIGDCRMQHSGGPYGENLAAAFPQLHAAGAVKMWVDEKQWYNYNSNTCQAGKVCGHYTQVVWRNSVRLGCARVRCNNGWYFITCNYDPPGNWRGQRPYGDLEEQPAFDSKLELPTDV; from the coding sequence ATGGGATTCTCCAATGTCTTAACAACATTAGTTGTTTGTTTCATTACCTTTGCTATATTTCACTCATCACAAGCTCAAGATTCTCCCCAAGATTATCTTAACGCTCACAATGCAGCACGTAGACGAGTTGGTGTCGGCCCTATGACATGGGACAATAGGGTAGCAGCCTTTGCCCAAAATTATGCCAATAAAAGAATTGGGGACTGCAGGATGCAGCACTCCGGTGGTCCCTACGGCGAAAACCTAGCCGCCGCCTTCCCTCAGCTCCATGCAGCAGGTGCCGTGAAGATGTGGGTCGATGAGAAGCAATGGTACAATTATAATTCGAATACTTGTCAAGCCGGTAAAGTATGCGGACACTATACTCAGGTGGTCTGGCGTAATTCAGTACGTCTTGGTTGTGCTAGGGTTCGGTGCAACAACGGGTGGTATTTTATAACTTGCAATTATGATCCACCAGGTAACTGGAGAGGACAACGTCCTTACGGTGATCTTGAAGAACAGCCGGCCTTCGATTCTAAGTTGGAACTTCCAACTGATGTCTGA
- the LOC132600203 gene encoding pathogenesis-related leaf protein 6-like, which produces MALSKASFLSLLICFIILALVFPSYAQNTQTDYLNTHNSARSLVGVSALTWDTTLANYSQNYANQRIGDCNLVHSNGPYGENIAKGSGSFTGTAAVNLWVAEKPYYDYNSNSCTGGKQCLHYTQVVWRNSIRVGCARVQCSNGWWFIICSYDPPGNYIGQRPY; this is translated from the coding sequence ATGGCATTATCAAAAGCTTCTTTTTTGTCTCTTCTAATTTGTTTCATAATTTTGGCCCTTGTTTTTCCTTCTTATGCCCAAAATACTCAAACAGACTACCTCAATACTCATAATTCTGCTCGATCTCTAGTTGGTGTTAGTGCATTAACATGGGACACAACTCTTGCAAATTATTCACAAAACTATGCCAATCAAAGAATTGGTGATTGCAACCTTGTCCACTCCAATGGTCCTTATGGTGAAAATATTGCTAAGGGGAGTGGTTCTTTCACTGGCACTGCCGCTGTTAACTTGTGGGTGGCGGAGAAGCCATACTATGACTACAATAGTAACAGTTGCACTGGCGGAAAACAGTGTCTGCATTATACTCAGGTGGTCTGGCGTAACTCGATTCGAGTTGGTTGTGCTAGGGTTCAGTGTTCCAATGGATGGTGGTTTATCATTTGCAGCTATGATCCTCCAGGCAACTACATTGGTCAACGTCCTTACTAA
- the LOC132600204 gene encoding pathogenesis-related leaf protein 6-like, which produces MAFSQASFLTLLICLIMLALAFPSHAQNSQADYLNTHDSARSQVGVSAIAWNTTLANYAQNYANQRIGDCNLVHSNGPYGENIAKGSGSFTGTAAVNLWVAEKPYYDYNNNCCTGGQQCLHYTQVVWRNSIQVGCARVQCSNGWWFVICNYNPRGNYIGQLPY; this is translated from the coding sequence ATGGCATTTTCACAAGCTTCTTTTTTGACTCTTCTAATTTGTTTAATAATGTTGGCGCTTGCTTTTCCTTCTCATGCCCAAAATTCCCAAGCAGACTATCTCAATACACATGATTCTGCTCGATCTCAAGTTGGTGTTAGTGCCATTGCATGGAACACAACTCTTGCAAATTATGCACAAAATTATGCCAATCAAAGAATTGGCGATTGCAATCTTGTCCACTCTAATGGTCCTTATGGTGAAAATATTGCTAAGGGAAGTGGTTCTTTCACTGGCACTGCTGCTGTTAACTTGTGGGTGGCGGAGAAGCCGTACTATGACTATAATAATAACTGTTGCACTGGTGGACAACAATGTCTACATTATACTCAGGTGGTCTGGCGTAATTCGATTCAAGTTGGTTGTGCTAGAGTTCAGTGTTCCAATGGCTGGTGGTTTGTTATTTGCAACTATAATCCTCGAGGCAACTACATTGGTCAACTCCCTTACTGA